The following proteins are co-located in the Desulfurococcus amylolyticus Z-533 genome:
- a CDS encoding RNA polymerase Rpb4 family protein, with protein sequence MSNTIVLKAIEEKQLSNSEAYLILRNIVEKIKEETGTVPLLLSRVLEYLKTHHKIPPEKAGELHELLASKGLKDETIVMLMNICPSSIDELRYLMELEEKTPEQGVLEEILATLSNYCTGVAPS encoded by the coding sequence TTGTCGAATACCATAGTATTAAAAGCAATAGAGGAGAAACAGTTGTCAAATAGTGAGGCATACCTGATTCTCAGAAATATAGTGGAGAAGATAAAGGAGGAAACCGGAACAGTACCCCTTCTGCTTTCAAGGGTCTTAGAATACCTTAAAACCCATCATAAAATACCCCCGGAGAAAGCAGGGGAACTCCACGAGCTACTAGCTTCCAAAGGCTTGAAAGATGAAACCATTGTAATGTTAATGAATATCTGTCCCTCCTCGATAGATGAGTTAAGATACCTTATGGAGCTCGAAGAGAAGACTCCAGAGCAAGGCGTCTTAGAAGAGATACTGGCCACCCTAAGCAATTATTGCACTGGTGTAGCCCCTTCCTAA
- a CDS encoding 50S ribosomal protein L21e: MVKAPKGYRHRTRKLFKKNVREKGSIPPLSLVLREYKEGEKVHIVINPSVYRGMPYRRFHGKTGVVLGKRGRAYIVKVMMGDKEKILFIRPEHMRPLNIPQAQQA, from the coding sequence ATGGTTAAAGCACCAAAGGGGTATAGGCATAGAACCAGGAAGCTCTTCAAGAAGAATGTCAGGGAGAAGGGGTCGATACCGCCTCTAAGCCTAGTGCTAAGAGAGTATAAAGAGGGGGAGAAGGTACACATAGTTATCAATCCATCAGTATACAGGGGAATGCCGTATAGGAGGTTCCATGGAAAAACCGGTGTAGTACTTGGAAAACGTGGAAGAGCCTATATTGTTAAAGTGATGATGGGGGATAAGGAGAAGATATTGTTTATAAGGCCAGAGCACATGAGACCCTTAAACATCCCTCAGGCACAGCAAGCCTGA
- a CDS encoding tRNA pseudouridine(54/55) synthase Pus10 yields the protein MIMETPQQNRCGEHCSIIETAAKILSEYPLCDRCLGRVFAKKGIELSNEERGRAIKTLLAMKLYADYTSEIIDAEYIGKIASNTGDPVTRLYRKITDREISVNPCYICLHRVSSDYIDEIARRVAVKLSELNASSFIIGVKLDSEVVKKELDVHVLAGLESSESLKNELKREIGKRVTQLTNIPPDFDKPDVVVIVDVNKDFDYSIQTQVNPILLKAIYFKRGRRISHVPWFTSNGSRKYPESIQDFIRDSIARLFDARDIKIHAAGREDVDARMLGSGRPLVIEVKEPGFRNVDLDLLNYILDDQFIKVSVIGAATRRDIESIKEGSRKRRKIYRVAVLTEKPVSEGDLEKLSSFFKERSVKQRTPTRILRRKKDRERIKRVYRIEVISISSRVFEALIYCDGGLYVKELVHCDNGRTTPCFSEILGTPAYPLELDVLYIEKTWDK from the coding sequence ATGATCATGGAGACCCCTCAACAAAATAGATGTGGAGAACACTGCAGCATCATTGAGACAGCTGCAAAAATTCTCTCAGAATACCCTCTCTGCGATAGATGTCTAGGCCGGGTCTTCGCAAAGAAAGGGATCGAGTTATCCAACGAGGAAAGAGGAAGGGCTATCAAGACTCTACTAGCGATGAAGCTATACGCAGACTACACTAGTGAAATCATTGATGCCGAGTATATCGGTAAAATAGCATCAAACACGGGGGATCCCGTTACAAGGCTATATAGAAAAATAACTGACAGAGAGATCTCCGTTAATCCATGCTATATATGTCTCCACAGGGTATCCAGCGATTATATTGATGAAATAGCTAGGAGAGTAGCAGTGAAACTAAGCGAGTTGAATGCGTCCTCATTCATCATAGGTGTAAAACTGGATAGCGAGGTAGTTAAGAAGGAGCTGGATGTACACGTGTTGGCGGGATTGGAGTCAAGTGAGTCATTGAAAAACGAGTTGAAACGCGAGATAGGTAAGAGAGTGACTCAACTAACAAATATACCACCTGACTTTGATAAGCCGGATGTAGTAGTAATAGTGGATGTAAATAAGGACTTCGATTACTCAATACAGACGCAGGTAAACCCAATACTGTTAAAGGCGATATATTTCAAGAGAGGGCGTAGAATATCCCATGTACCATGGTTCACAAGCAATGGATCCAGGAAATACCCTGAGAGCATACAGGACTTTATAAGGGATAGTATAGCAAGACTCTTCGATGCGCGAGACATTAAAATTCATGCAGCTGGACGGGAAGACGTGGATGCTAGAATGCTTGGTTCCGGGAGACCCTTAGTAATAGAGGTTAAAGAACCCGGGTTCAGGAATGTCGATCTAGACTTGTTAAACTATATACTGGATGATCAATTTATCAAGGTCTCGGTAATAGGGGCCGCAACTAGAAGGGATATTGAGTCTATTAAGGAGGGATCCAGAAAGAGAAGGAAGATATATAGGGTAGCAGTCCTCACCGAGAAGCCAGTATCTGAAGGGGATCTCGAAAAGCTCTCAAGCTTCTTCAAGGAGAGAAGTGTTAAACAAAGAACACCAACGAGGATACTAAGGAGGAAAAAGGATCGTGAGAGGATTAAACGGGTATACCGCATCGAAGTTATCAGTATCTCCTCACGGGTTTTCGAGGCATTAATATATTGCGATGGCGGCTTATATGTTAAGGAACTAGTGCACTGCGACAATGGACGTACTACCCCTTGTTTCAGTGAGATACTGGGGACGCCTGCTTATCCATTAGAACTAGATGTACTTTATATTGAGAAGACATGGGATAAATAA
- a CDS encoding signal recognition particle protein Srp54, with protein sequence MVFDNIRSALTRFLKGGDYEKSVEEFIRELQKELVRADVNLKLAVEITNRIKERALKSEPPPGISRREWFITIVYEELTRLLGGDKKPSIKPLKKPWVIMLVGLQGSGKTTTAAKLAYFYKLEGYKVGLVAADTFRPAAYTQLKQLGEQIGVPVYGEPDNNNAVSIAVKGVSFFIERRTDIIIIDTAGRHHKEEDLLDEMRKISEQVKPDEVILVIDASIGQQAHNIAKKFHETTPIGSIIVTKLDGTAKGGGALSAVAATSAMVKFIGTGEKIDELEVFNPPRFVSRILGLGDIESLVEKVRRLQLDFTEEDAKRLIEGKINMRLVYKQLVSLRKMGPLAKIMQMIPGLGVKLPLEVDPKQLEVKLSKWLAAINSMTYEELENPDIIDKSRIKRIAYGAGVEIDDVRELLKQYELMKKLSKQLRRRDILKKLGIKPEDLKLEEEPGGS encoded by the coding sequence ATGGTGTTTGACAATATCAGGAGTGCTTTAACAAGGTTTCTGAAGGGAGGGGACTACGAGAAATCCGTGGAGGAGTTTATAAGGGAGCTGCAGAAGGAACTCGTAAGAGCCGATGTTAATTTGAAGCTAGCGGTGGAGATCACTAACAGGATAAAGGAGAGAGCCCTTAAATCAGAGCCTCCTCCAGGTATTAGTAGGAGAGAATGGTTTATAACAATAGTCTATGAGGAATTAACCAGGCTCCTAGGTGGTGATAAAAAACCCTCTATAAAGCCGTTGAAGAAGCCGTGGGTTATAATGCTCGTCGGCTTACAGGGTTCTGGTAAAACTACAACGGCCGCTAAACTAGCATACTTCTATAAGCTAGAGGGCTATAAGGTGGGACTAGTAGCGGCAGACACCTTCAGGCCTGCAGCATATACACAGCTTAAACAACTAGGTGAACAGATAGGCGTACCGGTTTATGGTGAGCCAGATAATAATAATGCTGTCTCAATAGCAGTGAAAGGAGTCTCCTTCTTCATTGAAAGGAGAACAGATATTATAATAATAGATACCGCTGGAAGACACCACAAGGAGGAAGACCTCTTAGATGAAATGAGGAAGATAAGTGAGCAGGTTAAACCAGATGAAGTAATACTCGTCATAGATGCATCCATAGGGCAGCAGGCTCATAATATAGCCAAGAAGTTCCATGAAACCACCCCAATAGGCTCTATAATAGTCACGAAGCTTGATGGAACGGCTAAAGGTGGAGGCGCGTTATCAGCAGTAGCGGCAACCAGTGCCATGGTGAAATTTATTGGAACCGGAGAAAAAATAGATGAATTAGAAGTATTCAACCCACCTAGATTCGTCTCGAGAATACTGGGGCTTGGAGATATAGAGAGCCTTGTTGAGAAAGTGAGGAGGCTACAACTAGACTTCACGGAGGAGGATGCTAAAAGACTCATCGAGGGAAAAATAAACATGAGGCTAGTCTACAAGCAACTAGTAAGCCTAAGAAAAATGGGCCCCCTTGCCAAGATAATGCAGATGATACCGGGTCTAGGGGTAAAGCTACCGCTCGAGGTGGATCCAAAACAACTAGAGGTGAAGCTGAGCAAGTGGCTTGCCGCAATAAATTCTATGACCTACGAGGAACTCGAGAACCCGGATATCATAGATAAATCCAGGATCAAGAGGATAGCTTATGGAGCCGGCGTCGAAATCGATGATGTAAGGGAATTACTTAAACAATACGAGCTAATGAAGAAGCTGAGTAAGCAACTACGTAGAAGAGATATATTAAAGAAACTTGGTATCAAACCCGAGGATCTTAAACTAGAAGAGGAGCCTGGTGGAAGCTAG
- a CDS encoding 50S ribosomal protein L16 yields the protein MPIRPARCYTHFSGPPYTRKEYIPGVPQPKITKFEMGNPKLDYDYELALVVEEAGQIRHNALEAARVMALKKLSVDAGENNFYLKVKPYPHHVIRENKMMAFAGADRLQDGMRLSFGKPIGTAARVSPGQEVIVIRVKAEHAKIGKEALKIAASKLPLPTRVIVKPLKPGLPPL from the coding sequence ATGCCTATACGCCCAGCCAGGTGCTACACGCATTTCAGCGGACCACCATATACGAGGAAAGAGTATATTCCAGGCGTCCCCCAGCCGAAGATAACTAAGTTTGAGATGGGTAATCCAAAACTGGACTATGATTACGAGCTTGCACTAGTCGTCGAGGAGGCAGGGCAGATAAGGCATAACGCGTTAGAGGCAGCCCGTGTAATGGCTTTAAAGAAGCTCAGCGTTGATGCCGGCGAGAACAACTTTTACCTTAAAGTCAAACCATATCCTCACCACGTTATCAGGGAAAACAAGATGATGGCCTTTGCTGGTGCAGACCGTCTACAGGATGGCATGAGGCTCTCATTTGGTAAACCCATCGGGACAGCTGCACGAGTAAGCCCAGGGCAGGAGGTAATAGTGATAAGGGTGAAGGCGGAGCATGCTAAGATAGGTAAGGAAGCATTAAAAATAGCTGCGTCGAAGCTTCCGTTACCGACGAGAGTAATTGTTAAACCATTGAAGCCAGGTCTTCCACCACTATAG
- the dph2 gene encoding diphthamide biosynthesis enzyme Dph2 encodes MEDLCSLYDIELDVLYRLVEKGVKRVLLHAPDGFKPLYKCVAGVFEGRGIEIFFSSSPGYGACDVPVEEAEALGVDVLIHLGHLEYFNHGFKPGVSIVYVPVYARPMISEGVLGELTSYLRSRGIIGVSISSTIVEEKIRRIIVEHLSSNGFRIHEVHSPLLGCLYTHVASLDDKVDAHLVIAGGIFHPLGLALVSRKPVVVLDPYRGRVWSASEEAQKTLRKRLLKIYEAKISGVRVGLIIGSRPGQYRPWLIEKLEREALEKGYRVYKVSSTYLSIERLIAIDNALNLDIYVVTSCPRLPIDDLDDFYKPVLTPGEFLMLLTGSEKYVYPW; translated from the coding sequence ATGGAGGACCTATGTAGCCTCTATGATATCGAGCTCGATGTATTATATAGGCTTGTTGAGAAAGGCGTGAAAAGGGTTCTTCTTCACGCGCCAGACGGCTTTAAGCCTTTATATAAATGCGTCGCCGGTGTTTTCGAAGGAAGAGGTATTGAAATATTCTTTTCCTCGAGCCCTGGATATGGAGCATGCGATGTCCCTGTGGAGGAGGCTGAGGCCCTCGGGGTCGACGTCCTTATTCACCTGGGGCATCTAGAGTATTTTAACCATGGGTTTAAGCCTGGTGTAAGCATTGTTTACGTACCCGTCTATGCCCGTCCAATGATTAGTGAGGGGGTGCTTGGAGAGCTGACTAGTTACCTCAGATCACGGGGGATTATAGGTGTTTCCATCTCCTCAACAATTGTAGAGGAGAAAATAAGAAGGATTATTGTGGAACACCTCAGCTCAAATGGGTTTAGGATTCATGAGGTACACAGCCCTCTACTGGGTTGCCTCTATACACATGTAGCATCACTGGATGACAAAGTCGATGCTCACCTCGTGATAGCCGGTGGGATATTCCATCCCCTAGGTCTTGCACTGGTTTCCAGGAAGCCTGTAGTAGTCTTAGATCCCTACAGGGGTAGGGTGTGGTCAGCTAGTGAGGAGGCTCAGAAGACCCTTAGGAAGAGGCTGCTGAAGATCTACGAGGCTAAGATAAGCGGTGTTAGGGTTGGACTTATCATTGGGTCTAGGCCGGGCCAGTATCGTCCCTGGCTTATTGAGAAACTTGAGAGGGAAGCCTTGGAGAAAGGGTATAGGGTCTACAAGGTTTCCTCAACGTATCTTAGTATTGAGCGATTAATAGCCATAGATAACGCCCTCAATCTCGACATATATGTTGTCACGAGTTGCCCGAGGCTCCCCATAGACGACTTAGATGACTTCTATAAGCCGGTGTTAACCCCTGGCGAATTCCTGATGCTTCTAACAGGCTCGGAGAAATATGTATACCCGTGGTGA
- a CDS encoding METTL5 family protein gives MGLIRSKKELELILSRINWYMHSKKRLEQYQTPSSIVAHMVWTAYMRGDVKGLTIGDYGCGDGRISIASILMGARRAICVDIDEDILLYGLGTVSSLFPGAAGRILYVDADVERLGLKNVDTVLMNPPFGVVAENRGLDIVFLRRAMATARSIYSIHKYSEAFMDIAREVAEDNGFTLDSYELLDFEIPMMFETHRRRIYRVKTVFIILTRA, from the coding sequence ATGGGGCTTATTAGGAGTAAGAAGGAGCTAGAGTTGATTCTCTCACGGATCAACTGGTACATGCACTCGAAGAAGAGGCTTGAGCAATACCAGACACCGTCAAGCATAGTGGCGCATATGGTTTGGACAGCGTATATGAGGGGCGACGTGAAGGGGTTGACGATAGGTGATTATGGATGTGGCGATGGGAGAATATCTATTGCGTCGATACTGATGGGTGCTCGTAGAGCTATCTGTGTAGATATTGATGAAGATATATTACTATATGGTTTAGGTACAGTATCATCCTTGTTTCCAGGTGCGGCGGGCAGGATTCTCTACGTGGATGCCGACGTGGAGCGTTTAGGACTCAAGAATGTTGACACAGTGTTGATGAACCCTCCTTTTGGCGTGGTCGCTGAAAACAGGGGCTTGGACATAGTCTTCCTTAGGAGGGCTATGGCGACGGCTAGAAGCATATATAGTATACACAAGTATTCTGAGGCATTCATGGATATCGCTAGGGAGGTGGCCGAGGACAACGGGTTTACCCTGGACTCGTATGAGCTACTGGACTTTGAAATACCAATGATGTTTGAGACCCATAGGAGGCGAATATATAGGGTTAAAACAGTATTCATTATCCTGACAAGGGCGTGA
- a CDS encoding exosome complex RNA-binding protein Csl4, whose product MQEIVMPGEPLAVEEEALPLQGAYIDEKGLIRSQVFGLKVFDRYKKQVYVRQVKNIELIKPGTIVEAYVEAVTDELAFLKIYSIEGQRVEASGIIHVSQASNEFTQSLLGAIRPGDFVKAKVLNNSIPYQLTIKEPGLGVIEAYCSVCGSLLYKSNDKLVCNTCGNIEKRKTSLNYIHVSR is encoded by the coding sequence ATGCAAGAGATAGTGATGCCTGGCGAACCACTTGCAGTAGAGGAGGAGGCACTGCCTCTCCAAGGTGCATACATTGATGAAAAGGGCTTGATCAGGTCCCAGGTATTCGGGTTAAAGGTCTTCGATAGATATAAGAAGCAAGTATATGTTAGACAAGTGAAAAACATAGAGTTGATTAAGCCGGGAACCATTGTCGAAGCATATGTCGAGGCCGTGACTGATGAGCTGGCTTTTCTAAAGATATATAGTATAGAAGGGCAAAGAGTTGAAGCCTCCGGGATTATACATGTATCGCAGGCATCCAATGAGTTTACACAGAGCCTTCTAGGGGCCATTAGACCAGGTGACTTCGTTAAGGCTAAGGTGCTCAATAATTCTATACCATACCAATTAACCATTAAGGAACCAGGATTAGGCGTTATAGAGGCGTATTGCAGTGTATGTGGCTCCCTGCTCTACAAGAGCAATGATAAATTAGTGTGTAATACATGCGGGAATATTGAGAAACGTAAAACCAGTTTAAACTATATACACGTCTCAAGGTGA
- a CDS encoding DUF2067 family protein, with protein sequence MPLVKRRYRIPCRGEECLKLYELVKERVPSIEHVEFAVTSNGLIVDAYGYETDLKKLWIELKNYSRMAKGVSGPGLQAFSIDVIVKLTRKTFPPEVLVKILEKQGYKARLEDGTIYTNIEKNRILELVERISELNTAIRGRVKGTAARYFIITVTIITGLQLDDAINHAVEAGLLGVDESGLYVLKHEWRDAVDLFIKSFKQQNE encoded by the coding sequence TTGCCACTGGTTAAGCGGAGATATAGGATTCCATGTAGAGGCGAGGAATGTTTAAAATTATACGAGCTTGTCAAGGAGAGGGTTCCCTCAATAGAGCATGTTGAGTTCGCGGTAACCAGTAACGGCTTAATAGTAGATGCCTACGGATATGAAACAGACCTGAAAAAACTGTGGATTGAGTTAAAGAATTATTCAAGGATGGCTAAGGGGGTCAGTGGGCCGGGTTTACAAGCATTCAGCATTGACGTGATAGTTAAATTAACCAGGAAGACCTTCCCGCCCGAGGTGCTCGTGAAAATCCTTGAGAAACAAGGGTATAAGGCCAGACTCGAGGATGGCACCATTTACACCAATATAGAGAAGAACAGGATTCTCGAATTAGTTGAGAGAATAAGTGAATTAAACACCGCTATTAGAGGCAGGGTGAAGGGTACAGCAGCAAGGTATTTCATCATAACGGTAACCATTATAACAGGGCTACAGTTAGATGACGCCATAAATCACGCAGTGGAAGCAGGGCTCCTCGGGGTCGACGAGTCAGGCTTATATGTTTTAAAGCATGAGTGGCGGGATGCAGTAGACTTATTTATTAAGAGTTTTAAACAGCAAAACGAATAG
- a CDS encoding DNA-directed RNA polymerase subunit L, giving the protein MEVRVVSRSERELVLEIYDEDHTLGNLLAKEAIRHPGVEYAAYRVPHPLKNMFEFTIIVKPGYTVESILRDIVNGLKNSLAELRRLVEEKVVE; this is encoded by the coding sequence ATGGAGGTACGTGTTGTATCCAGGAGTGAGAGAGAATTAGTGTTAGAAATATATGATGAAGACCATACACTTGGTAATCTATTAGCGAAGGAGGCGATAAGACATCCCGGTGTAGAATATGCAGCATACAGGGTTCCACACCCTCTTAAAAACATGTTTGAGTTCACGATTATAGTTAAGCCGGGTTATACCGTGGAATCAATACTAAGGGATATAGTAAATGGATTAAAGAACTCGCTCGCTGAGCTTAGAAGGCTTGTAGAGGAGAAGGTAGTTGAGTAG